One window of Gloeothece citriformis PCC 7424 genomic DNA carries:
- a CDS encoding DUF1825 family protein — MSFFDSEVVQQEAKQLFEDYQSLMQLGSEYGKFDREGKIIFIEKMEDLMDRYKIFMKRFELSEDFMAQMTIQQLKTQLGQFGMTPQQMFDQMRLTLDRMKLEIK; from the coding sequence ATGAGTTTCTTTGACTCTGAAGTGGTACAACAAGAAGCTAAACAGTTATTTGAAGATTATCAATCCCTAATGCAGTTGGGGAGTGAATACGGTAAATTTGACCGTGAAGGAAAAATTATTTTCATCGAGAAGATGGAAGATTTAATGGATCGCTATAAAATTTTTATGAAACGCTTTGAGCTATCTGAAGATTTTATGGCACAAATGACCATCCAACAGTTAAAAACTCAATTAGGTCAATTTGGGATGACTCCTCAACAAATGTTCGATCAAATGCGTCTGACTTTAGACCGAATGAAATTAGAAATAAAGTAA